The DNA segment GTACGGCGAAGCCGCGCCCGATCCGGTGCGGACGACGGTCGTGGAGTACGAACAGCACGGCGTGTGGGTGGTCACGGCGTGCGGTGCCTGCGACCTGCAGTCCATCGCAGGACTGCAGGAGGCACTGACGACCGCGGCCTGGAAACACCCGAAGGTTGTGCTGGACGCGTCCGGAATCACCTTCGCGGACTCGTCGCTGCTCAATCTGCTGATCATGGCCCATCGGGCAGGGGCGCTGCGCATCGCCGCGCCGAGACCGCAGTTGCAGCGTCTGCTGGGCCTGACCGGGCTCGACGCGGTTCTGTACGTACGGGCGACGGTCGAGGAGGCCGCCGCCTGTTGATCACCGGGCCGGTCCCGTCTCCCGTGCGGGACGCGGGACCGGCCCGGTGCGTCTACCAGCCTGCCTCGGCGGTGTTGTAGGCGGCGCGGCAGTCGGCGTTGGTGGCGTCGGCCGCCAGCTTCGCCATGGAGTCCTTCCAGATCCGCTTGGCCAGCTTCTCCAGGTCGCGGGTCGCGGCGGGCACGTCCGGGGCGTACTGCTTGATCGTGGCCAGGGACGACTTCGCGAACTTGTTGCACACGGGGGCCGCCGCCTTGCGGTAGCGCGTGTCCAGGTCGGCCGCGACGGCCTGGCCGTTGGCGGTCGCCCAGCTGTTCCAGGCCGCGCAGGCCTTCTCGGTGAAGACCTGCTGGTCGGCCTCGCTCAGTCCGAGGACCTGGCCGAGCACGGTGTTCTTGACCTTGTCCGGCACCGTGAAGTCGACGACGGGGAACTTGTCGAAGGTCTCCAGCAGCGCTTCCTGGCACGCGGGCGGCAGGGACGCGGCCCGAGCCGGCGAGGGGGCCGCCAGCGCGGACACGGACAGGAGGGCGACGGCGAGAACGGTGCCGCGGGCGGTACGCGTGGAGGTCATGGCGGTGGTGCTCCTCGAACAGACGGGGGTGTTGTCGCAGACGCGGTGTCGGCGCCCGACGGCTGCAGAACGATCACTCGCGTGCGGAGGTCACGCGTACGTCCGTCCGGGTCTGCGGCGCGTCACCCCCGGTCACCCCCGGTCTCCGCCAGTTCCGCCAGTTCCGCCAGTTCCGCCACGGCCCGCTCCCACAGTTCGGGCAGTTGTTCGCCCTGCGGCAGGCCGGTGTCGGTGACGAAGGACACCTCGGCCCACTCACCGAAGTAGGAGAGGGCGACCGCGACGAGGTGGCCGGGCACGAGCAGCGGCAGCAGGGCGGTGCCGGTCACCCGGGTGTCGCCGAGGCTGCCCCGCTCGGCGAGCGGCATCGAGGTGGCCATGACGTTGGTGACGCGCGGGGAGAGCACCCGGCGGGTGTACCAGGCGGTGGGCCCGGCGGGCATGTGGCGGACCAGGTCCCCGATGGCCTGCCGCCAGGCGGCGCCGCGCAGTCCGCGCGTCGCCGCCAGGACGTGGTCGAGCCGCCGCCGGGCCGCGTCCGGCTGCCCGGCGCCCACGCCCACGGGCAGTTCCAGGGGTACGGCGAAGCAGCGGTTGCCCCAGGTCTGTTCCTCGTCGGGGCGCCGTGCGTCGATCGGGAGCACCGCCGTGGCCCTGGGCAGGGGTACGCCCGACCGCGCGGCCCACTCGCCCAGCGCGCCCGCGAGGGCGGCGAGATGGGCGTCGTGCGCCGAGCCGCCCCGAGCCGCGCCGATGCGCCGGAGGGTGTCCACCGGCACGCGTCCCCGGCTCAGCCGCCGCTCCCCGGTCGCCTCGTACCCGGCGCCGGGGCGGTATCCGCGTACGACGAGGGTGCCCGCCGCGAACTTCGCGGCGAAGCCGACGGCGGCGGCGACGCGCCGAGGGATCGCGGTCCGGCGCCCCGGTGCCGGTACGGGGCGGCCGGACGGCTCGCCCTCGCCGAGCACCGCCCGGAAGGTCATGGCCGCAGCCGCGCCGTCCTGGCAGGCGTGGCGGAAGCGGTAGCACACGGCGTACGCGTCGTCGGCGTGGCCGTGGATCAGCCAGACGCCCCAGTAGGCGCCGGGCGCGAAGGGGGCGTTGAGGGCGGTGCGCAGGGCGGCGTCCCAGCCCTCGGGCCCGTCCGCGACGACCTCGTCGACATGCCGGTCCACCGCGAAGTCCGGGTCCGGCCGCCAGCGCGGCCTGCGCCCCGCCGTGACCCGGCTGGTCAGCAGCGGCAGCCCGGCCAGCCGGTAGCCGATGTACGCGCGCAGGTCGGCGAGGCCGGGGGCCGGGCCGCTCAGGTACGCGATGCCGCCGGCGTCCCAGCGGACGTCGGGGCGGACCCGTTCCAGTGCCAGGAAGGCCCGGTCCACGGCGTGGACGGGCACCGGGGCGGGGGCGGCGGAGTCGTCGGGCGGCGCGGTCCCGGCGGACGGGGCGGCGGTGGTGGACGGCGCTGACCGGGCGGAAGCGGCCATGGGTTCTCGGCTCCAATGCGTGACGGGACGGCGAGCGGGCGGACGGGCGGACGGGCGGACGGGCGGACGGGCGGACGGGCGGACGGGGACAACGAACGAACGGGCGGTGACGGCGAGCGGACGGGCGGGGCGGCGAGGGGTCCACCGCGCCGGGACGAACGCCCGGACGCGGCCGGCGACCCTCGTCCGCGCCCTTCAGGATGGCCACCGGCCGGGCCGGCCCCGCCCCGTACCGCGTGGCCCGGTCCCGGCCGCGGCGGCGGCCCGGCGGGGGCTCCGCCCGTACCGCCGCTGCGGCTCCCGGCACCGCACCGGCTTCGCGGGCGGTCCGGAAGATCCCCCGAAGGGGGGACGGGCTGCGGATGCCGCCCCTCTGTCGGGTGCCGGTCCGTACTGGCGTACGCGGCCCCGGCCGCCCGGGTACTTCGTTCGGGTGAGGGGTCCGGATCGGGCTCTTCCGGTTCGCCCGCCGTCTGCCATGGTGTGCCGTGCGCCGACGACCGACGTACCCGGCGACGGCGCGAGAGCCGCCGACGCGGCGCGTCCCTGCGGTAGGCGGGGCTGTCCCTTCCGTAGCCCTTGGAGCCATGGCCGTGCACGTAGCCCTCACCGGCGCGACCGGATTCCTCGGTCTGCGCCTGCTGCGCCGGCTGCTCGAAACCCACCGGTCGGTGACGGTCCTGGCCCACGCGGGCTCCGGCGACGCCCTGCACCGCATCGTCCGCTTCTTCGAACTGACCGGCGCGACGCCGGAGTTCACCGCCGCACTCGCCGACCGGGTGCGGGTGGTGGAGATCGACCTCGCGCTGCCCCGGCTGGGACTCCCCCAGCGAAGGTTCAAGGAGCTGGCCGACGACGTGGGCGCGCTCTGGCACAGCGCGGGCAGCATCAACCTGGAGGGCGACCTCCCCGAGCTGCGTCGCGTCAACGTCGAGGGAACGCGGCACGTCCTGGAGCTGGCCGCGGCGAGCCGGCTGCGGCCCCGTGTGCACCATGTGAGCACCGCGTTCGTCGCGGGGGCGCGGCGCGAGGGCGTGGCGTACGAGGACGAGCTGGACGCCGGCTGCGGCTTCGAGAACGCCTACGAACGCTCCAAGTACGAGGCCGAGTCGCTGGTGCACGCATGGGCGCGGCAGCACGGCCGGCCCGTGCTGGTGCTGCGGCCGAGCGTGCTGGTCACCGATCTGCCGCCGCATCCCGAGCTTCCCTCGCATCCGCTCCAGGTCGTCGAGCGGATTCTGCGCGACGCGTGCCGCTCCGGCGGGGCGGGTCCGCAGGCCCGGCCCCGGGTCCGGATGGTGGGGCATCCGCACGGGCGGCTCAACCTGCTCCAGGTGGAGCACGCGGCCGATGTGATGGTGCGGCTGGCCGGGCGGCCCTCTTCGGGCGGAGTCGACACGTATCACGTGGTCCATGACCGCGATGTGCCCGTGGCGACCGTCGTCGAGGTGCTTGAACGGCTCGTTCCGCTGACGGTCGAGCTGGTGTCCGGCCGGCCCGCCGCGCCCTCGCCCCTGGAGGCGATGCTGGACTTCTACCCCGGCATGACGTCCTACCTCGCGCACCGGCGGCGGTTCGACGACACCCGTGTCCGGGCGCAGTTGGGGCCGGCGGCCGTGTCCGCCCCGGTGGACGCCGACCGGTTGTGGGCGGGTCTCGCTCCCCGCGCCTGGACCGTGCCGGGCCCGCCCGGTCCGCCGGGCACGCCGGCGGCCGTCCCGCCGCCCGTCCGCTGCGCCTGACCACGCCCCCGCCCCGGTCCCCTTCTCACCGGCCGGCCCCGCCCGTTCCGCCCGTCCCGTTGGAGCCTCCTCGTGTCCGTCCTCACCGCCTCCGGGTCCTCCATGGTGTCCCCGGACGCCTTCTCCCCCGACGCCATCGCCGCCTGCGCGCGGCACATCCGCGAGCCAGTCCATCTGGTCGCGGGACCGGACGGCCGGGAGCTGGGGCTCGTGCGGGGGCCGGTGCCGTCCGGCCGGGTGCTGGGGACCCTGCCGCCGCTGTATCCGGAGTGGCTGGGCGGCCGCACCTTCTGCGAGGCGCACGGGGTGCGCTTCCCGTACGTGGCCGGGGAGATGGCGAACGGGATCGCGACGACGGCGATGGTGGCGGCGATGGCCCGTGCGGAGATGCTGGGCTTCTTCGGCGCGGGCGGTCTGGGGTACGCCCAGGTGGAGCGGGCCGTGGACACGCTCGTCCGGGAACTGGGCGAGCGGCGCAACTGGGGGGTCAACCTCATCCACTCGCCGGCCGAGCCGGAGCTGGAGTCACGGGTGGCCGGACTGCTGGTGCGCCGCAATGTGCCGTGTGTGTCCGCATCGGCGTACATGGAGCTGACGCCGGCCGTCGTGTGGTGTGCGGCGCGGGGGCTGCGCCGGGGCCCGGACGGCGAGGTGGTCCGGCGTACCCGGATGCTGGCGAAGGTGTCCCGGCCGGAGGTGGCGGAACGGTTCCTGTCGCCCGCCCCGGCCGCGCTGCTGGACGCCCTGGTGGCGGGCGGCAGGCTGACCCGCGAGGAGGCGGACCTGGCGGCGCTGGTGCCGGTGGCCGAGGACGTCACCGTGGAGGCGGACAGCGGCGGGCACACCGACAACCGGCCGCTGCCGGTCCTGCTGCCGAGGATCGCGGCGCTGCGCGACACGCTCTGTGCCCGGTTCGGCTACCGGCGGCCGGTCAGGATCGGCGCGGCGGGCGGGCTGGGGACGCCGGACGCGGTGGCCGCCGCGTTCGCGCTCGGCGCGTCGTACGTGGTCGTGGGCTCGGTGAACCAGACCGCCGTCGAGGCGGGTCTGTCGGACGAGGCCAAGGCGATGCTGTGCGAGGCGGACATCGCGGATGTGGCGATGGCCCCGGCGGCCGACATGTTCGAGCTGGGTGTGAAGTTGCAGGTGCTGTCGCGCGGGACGATGTTCGCGCGGCGGGCCGGGCGGCTCTACGCCGCGTACCGGGCGCACGGCTCGCTGGAGGAGATCCCGGACGAGGTCCGGGCCACGCTCGAACGCGATGTGCTGCACGCCTCGTTCGACGAGGTGTGGCGGCGTACCCGGGCGTTCTGGGAGCGGCGCGACCCTGCCGAGATCGGCCGGGCCGAGGCGGACCCCAAGCACCGGATGGCGCTGGTGTTCCGCTGGTACCTGGGCAGTTCGAGCCGCTGGGCGATCGAGGGCGAGACGTCGCGGCGGGCGGACTACCAGATCTGGTGCGGGCCCGCGATGGGCTCGTTCAACCGGTGGGTGGCCGGTACTCCGCTGGCCGATCCCGCGCACCGGGACGTCGTGACGATCGCCCTCAGCCTCTTGGAGGGCGCGGCCGTGCTGACTCGCGCCCATCAACTGCGCGCCCATGGCGTGCCGTTGCCGCCGGAGGCGTTCACCTATGTGCCCGGTGGGCCGGCGTGAGCGGCCCGGACGTCCGCCGGCGGACCTTCGCAGGAGAGACCGTGCCCGCCTCCTCCCCGCTCGGCCGCCATCCCGTCGCCGTGGTCGGGGTGGGCGCGCTGGTGCCCGGCGCGTCGGACGCGGCCGGCTACTGGCGGATCGTGTCCGGGGGCCGGGACCTGATCACCGAGGTGCCCGCGTCCCGCTGGCGGGTGGAGGACCACTACGACCCGGACCCGGCGGCCCCCGACAGGACGTATGCCCGCCGGGGCGCCTTCCTGCCGGAGGTCGACTTCGATCCGATGGCGTACGGGGTGCCGCCCACCGCCCTGTCCTCGACGGACAGTGCGCAGCTGCTCGCCCTGATGGTCGCCGACCAGGTGCTGGCGGACGCGGGGGGCCGGGCGCGCACGGCCGGCGACCGTACGGGGGTGGTGCTCGGGGCGGCGGCCCTGGAGCTGCTTCCGCACATGTACGGGCGCACGCACCGCCCCGTGTGGCTCGCCGCGCTCCGCGAGAGCGGGCTGACGGAGGAGGCGGCGCAGGCGGTGTGCGACCGGATCTCGGACCGGTTCGAGCCCTGGCGGGAGTCGTCGTTCCCCGGGCTGCTGGGCAATGTGGTCGCGGGCCGGATCGCCAACCGGTTCGACCTGCACGGCATCAACCACACCACCGACGCGGCGTGTGCCAGTTCGCTGGCCGCCCTGTCCACGGCGGTCGGGGAGCTGGCGCTGGGCCGGGCGGATCTGGTGATCAGCGGGGGCGTGGACACGGGCAACGACATCGGCATGTTCCTCTGCTTCTCCAAGACGCCCGCGCTGTCCCCGACCGGGGACTGCCGGCCGTTCGCCGCCGACGCGGACGGCACGATGCTGGGCGAGGCCGTCGTCATGTACGCCTTGAAGCGGCTGGCCGACGCGGAGCGCGACGGCGACCGTGTGCACGCGGTGATCCGGGGCATCGGCAGTGCGTCGGACGGCCGGGGCGGCGCGATCTACGCCCCGATGCCGACGGGCCAGGCGCGGGCGCTGCGCCGCGCGTACGAGGACGCCGGCTACGGGCCGGAGACGGTGGAGCTGGTCGAGGCGCACGGGACCGGGACCAAGGCCGGT comes from the Streptomyces sp. NBC_00525 genome and includes:
- a CDS encoding SDR family oxidoreductase, whose protein sequence is MAVHVALTGATGFLGLRLLRRLLETHRSVTVLAHAGSGDALHRIVRFFELTGATPEFTAALADRVRVVEIDLALPRLGLPQRRFKELADDVGALWHSAGSINLEGDLPELRRVNVEGTRHVLELAAASRLRPRVHHVSTAFVAGARREGVAYEDELDAGCGFENAYERSKYEAESLVHAWARQHGRPVLVLRPSVLVTDLPPHPELPSHPLQVVERILRDACRSGGAGPQARPRVRMVGHPHGRLNLLQVEHAADVMVRLAGRPSSGGVDTYHVVHDRDVPVATVVEVLERLVPLTVELVSGRPAAPSPLEAMLDFYPGMTSYLAHRRRFDDTRVRAQLGPAAVSAPVDADRLWAGLAPRAWTVPGPPGPPGTPAAVPPPVRCA
- a CDS encoding wax ester/triacylglycerol synthase domain-containing protein translates to MAASARSAPSTTAAPSAGTAPPDDSAAPAPVPVHAVDRAFLALERVRPDVRWDAGGIAYLSGPAPGLADLRAYIGYRLAGLPLLTSRVTAGRRPRWRPDPDFAVDRHVDEVVADGPEGWDAALRTALNAPFAPGAYWGVWLIHGHADDAYAVCYRFRHACQDGAAAAMTFRAVLGEGEPSGRPVPAPGRRTAIPRRVAAAVGFAAKFAAGTLVVRGYRPGAGYEATGERRLSRGRVPVDTLRRIGAARGGSAHDAHLAALAGALGEWAARSGVPLPRATAVLPIDARRPDEEQTWGNRCFAVPLELPVGVGAGQPDAARRRLDHVLAATRGLRGAAWRQAIGDLVRHMPAGPTAWYTRRVLSPRVTNVMATSMPLAERGSLGDTRVTGTALLPLLVPGHLVAVALSYFGEWAEVSFVTDTGLPQGEQLPELWERAVAELAELAELAETGGDRG
- a CDS encoding PfaD family polyunsaturated fatty acid/polyketide biosynthesis protein yields the protein MSVLTASGSSMVSPDAFSPDAIAACARHIREPVHLVAGPDGRELGLVRGPVPSGRVLGTLPPLYPEWLGGRTFCEAHGVRFPYVAGEMANGIATTAMVAAMARAEMLGFFGAGGLGYAQVERAVDTLVRELGERRNWGVNLIHSPAEPELESRVAGLLVRRNVPCVSASAYMELTPAVVWCAARGLRRGPDGEVVRRTRMLAKVSRPEVAERFLSPAPAALLDALVAGGRLTREEADLAALVPVAEDVTVEADSGGHTDNRPLPVLLPRIAALRDTLCARFGYRRPVRIGAAGGLGTPDAVAAAFALGASYVVVGSVNQTAVEAGLSDEAKAMLCEADIADVAMAPAADMFELGVKLQVLSRGTMFARRAGRLYAAYRAHGSLEEIPDEVRATLERDVLHASFDEVWRRTRAFWERRDPAEIGRAEADPKHRMALVFRWYLGSSSRWAIEGETSRRADYQIWCGPAMGSFNRWVAGTPLADPAHRDVVTIALSLLEGAAVLTRAHQLRAHGVPLPPEAFTYVPGGPA
- a CDS encoding STAS domain-containing protein, with the translated sequence MSYGEAAPDPVRTTVVEYEQHGVWVVTACGACDLQSIAGLQEALTTAAWKHPKVVLDASGITFADSSLLNLLIMAHRAGALRIAAPRPQLQRLLGLTGLDAVLYVRATVEEAAAC